A part of Methanomassiliicoccales archaeon genomic DNA contains:
- the hisH gene encoding imidazole glycerol phosphate synthase subunit HisH: MSLKVTLADYGVGNLHSIRKALENCGAKVEVVAEMRALLNAECIVLPGVGAFDKTMERLQPYKEDLVKMLLSGTPCLGICIGMQIMFGSSEEGQQPGLGLLGGKVVRLKADRVPHMGWNSVQSSDPIFKGLPSPYFYFAHSFHASPKEDVTIGTTEYYGRVPTLFKKANTYGTQFHPEKSSASGMVFLRNFITFAEEQL, translated from the coding sequence ATGTCGCTGAAGGTCACGTTGGCAGATTACGGGGTAGGCAACCTTCACTCGATCCGCAAGGCATTGGAGAACTGCGGCGCCAAGGTCGAGGTCGTCGCGGAGATGAGGGCGTTGCTCAATGCGGAGTGCATCGTGCTGCCCGGTGTCGGGGCCTTTGACAAGACGATGGAAAGGCTTCAACCATATAAGGAAGATCTTGTCAAGATGTTGCTCTCTGGCACTCCCTGCCTGGGTATATGCATAGGAATGCAGATCATGTTCGGGTCGAGCGAGGAAGGGCAACAACCCGGCCTCGGCCTCCTGGGAGGGAAGGTCGTCAGGCTGAAGGCCGATAGGGTCCCGCACATGGGGTGGAACTCGGTACAGAGCAGCGATCCAATCTTCAAAGGCCTGCCATCACCTTATTTCTATTTCGCGCACTCCTTCCATGCCAGCCCGAAGGAGGATGTCACCATCGGCACCACTGAGTATTATGGAAGGGTCCCGACGCTGTTCAAGAAGGCGAACACGTATGGCACACAGTTCCACCCTGAGAAGTCCTCGGCGTCGGGAATGGTGTTCCTACGCAACTTCATCACATTCGCGGAGGAGCAGTTATGA